Proteins encoded in a region of the Flavobacterium sp. PMTSA4 genome:
- a CDS encoding DUF4199 domain-containing protein: MNAIFKKNAINFGLISGLIGITVTTLMYLVDLKLFVNMWIGFGMLAVWIIIGVLLLSKSKRENQGSMTFKEAFTTYFLSAVIGILISTAFNIFLFNFFDTEAREVVTQHMLDMQVGMMEKFNTPQEQINEAITKIKESSQFSVKGQLFGIMQAMVGAIIFGLILAAFFKSKNKEVY; the protein is encoded by the coding sequence ATGAACGCTATCTTTAAAAAAAATGCAATTAATTTTGGATTAATTTCTGGATTAATTGGAATTACAGTAACTACTTTAATGTATTTAGTTGATTTAAAATTATTTGTCAACATGTGGATTGGATTTGGAATGCTTGCTGTATGGATTATAATTGGAGTATTATTACTTTCAAAATCTAAAAGAGAAAATCAAGGAAGTATGACTTTTAAAGAAGCTTTTACTACTTACTTTCTTTCTGCAGTAATTGGAATTTTAATATCTACAGCTTTTAACATATTTTTATTTAACTTTTTTGATACTGAAGCTAGAGAAGTTGTAACACAACATATGTTAGATATGCAAGTTGGTATGATGGAGAAATTCAACACGCCACAAGAGCAAATAAATGAAGCCATAACTAAAATTAAAGAAAGCTCACAATTTTCTGTAAAAGGTCAATTATTTGGAATTATGCAAGCAATGGTTGGGGCAATAATTTTTGGATTAATTTTGGCTGCATTTTTCAAATCAAAAAATAAAGAAGTTTATTAA
- a CDS encoding GNAT family N-acetyltransferase, giving the protein MEVQQMMEIHDNAFARQFETNLNGNLITVEYSFQERKIFLTRINLPDDFDNEEYVDELIKNILEIAEERKLKVVPIYPRITKFFRKYKAYKDLLPPGIRI; this is encoded by the coding sequence ATGGAAGTACAACAAATGATGGAAATTCACGACAACGCTTTCGCAAGACAATTTGAAACTAATTTAAATGGAAATTTAATAACTGTAGAGTATTCATTTCAAGAGCGAAAAATCTTTTTAACCCGAATTAATTTGCCAGATGACTTTGATAACGAAGAATATGTAGATGAATTAATTAAAAACATTTTAGAAATTGCAGAGGAAAGAAAACTAAAAGTTGTTCCTATTTATCCAAGAATAACAAAGTTTTTTAGAAAATATAAAGCCTATAAAGATTTACTTCCGCCGGGAATAAGAATCTAA
- a CDS encoding phospho-sugar mutase — translation MHIEQSILDKVNEWLTPTFDNKTQESIKEMMTSSPKDLEESFYKNLEFGTGGMRGIMGVGTNRINKYTLGKNTQGLSDYLKKSFPNENLKVVIAYDCRHNSDTLAKVVADVFSANGIKVYLFSEMRPTPELSFALKYLNCHAGIVLTASHNPPEYNGYKVYWQDGGQLVPPQDAEIIQVIENLKYSEIKFDSDENLIEYIDLAVDEAFAVSTVENASFNTSAEARKNLKICYTSLHGTSIKMVPKVLEKAGYSDVNIVPEQAIPDGNFPTVVSPNPEEPEALTMALALADKINADIVFGTDPDSDRLGVAVRNDEGKMILLNGNQTMVVMTHFLLEQWQKSGKIDGKQFIGSTIVSTPMMLELASAYDVECKVGLTGFKWIAKFIKDFPELKFIGGGEESFGYMVGDAVRDKDAVGAILLMCEIAAQAKEKGNSVYNYLQQMYVDFGFYKEHLISLTKKGIEGANLIKQMMIDLRENPLSEINGQRVVCVEDYQSSEGKDFMNNITFDLTVPKSDVLIYYLEDGSKICARPSGTEPKIKFYFSINTEINSVEEIKSAETLLNSKIENIIAEMQLN, via the coding sequence ATGCATATCGAACAATCCATTTTAGACAAAGTCAACGAATGGCTAACACCAACTTTTGACAATAAAACACAAGAATCAATTAAAGAAATGATGACTTCTTCTCCAAAAGATTTGGAAGAGAGTTTCTATAAAAATCTTGAATTTGGAACTGGTGGAATGCGAGGAATTATGGGAGTTGGAACCAATCGTATTAATAAATATACTTTAGGGAAAAATACGCAAGGACTTTCAGATTATTTGAAAAAATCTTTTCCAAATGAAAATTTAAAAGTTGTTATTGCTTACGATTGTCGTCATAATAGTGATACTTTGGCAAAAGTGGTTGCCGATGTTTTTTCGGCAAACGGAATTAAAGTTTATCTTTTTTCTGAAATGCGTCCGACACCAGAATTGTCTTTTGCTTTAAAATATTTGAATTGTCATGCCGGAATTGTTTTAACCGCTTCTCATAATCCGCCAGAATACAACGGCTATAAAGTGTATTGGCAAGATGGCGGACAATTAGTTCCACCACAAGATGCTGAAATCATTCAAGTTATTGAAAATTTAAAATACAGCGAAATAAAATTCGATTCAGACGAGAACTTGATTGAATATATAGATTTAGCAGTTGACGAAGCTTTTGCAGTATCAACAGTTGAAAATGCAAGTTTCAACACTTCGGCTGAAGCTAGAAAAAATTTAAAAATCTGTTATACATCATTACATGGAACATCTATTAAAATGGTTCCAAAAGTTTTAGAAAAAGCAGGTTATTCAGATGTAAATATTGTTCCTGAACAAGCTATTCCAGATGGAAATTTTCCAACAGTTGTATCTCCAAATCCGGAAGAACCAGAAGCTTTAACGATGGCTTTGGCTTTAGCAGATAAAATTAATGCTGATATTGTTTTTGGAACTGATCCTGATAGCGACCGATTAGGTGTTGCTGTTAGAAACGATGAAGGAAAAATGATTTTACTTAATGGAAATCAAACCATGGTAGTAATGACACATTTTTTATTAGAACAATGGCAAAAATCTGGAAAAATTGATGGGAAACAGTTCATTGGTTCAACCATTGTTTCTACTCCTATGATGTTGGAATTAGCTTCGGCTTACGACGTAGAATGTAAAGTTGGATTAACTGGTTTTAAATGGATAGCTAAATTCATCAAAGATTTTCCTGAATTAAAATTTATTGGCGGTGGCGAAGAAAGTTTTGGATACATGGTTGGTGATGCTGTTCGAGATAAAGATGCTGTAGGCGCAATATTATTAATGTGTGAAATTGCAGCTCAAGCTAAAGAAAAAGGAAATTCAGTATATAATTATTTACAACAAATGTATGTTGATTTCGGATTCTATAAAGAACATCTAATTTCATTAACTAAAAAAGGAATCGAAGGCGCCAATTTAATCAAGCAAATGATGATTGATCTAAGAGAAAATCCTCTTTCAGAAATCAATGGTCAACGTGTGGTTTGTGTGGAAGATTATCAATCGTCAGAAGGAAAAGATTTCATGAATAACATTACTTTTGATTTGACTGTTCCAAAATCTGATGTGCTAATTTATTATTTAGAAGATGGAAGCAAAATTTGTGCTCGACCAAGCGGAACGGAACCTAAAATTAAGTTCTACTTTAGTATAAACACAGAAATTAATTCTGTTGAAGAAATAAAGTCAGCAGAAACTTTATTGAATTCAAAAATTGAAAATATAATAGCAGAAATGCAACTAAACTAA
- the mtaB gene encoding tRNA (N(6)-L-threonylcarbamoyladenosine(37)-C(2))-methylthiotransferase MtaB, with protein sequence MENKKKVAFYTLGCKLNFSETSTIARNFQNEGFDRVDFEEVADIYVINTCSVTENADKQFKQIVKKAMKVNDKAFVAAVGCYAQLKPEELAAVDGVDLVLGATEKFKITDYINDLSKNDMGEVHSCEIEEADFYVGSYSFGDRTRAFLKVQDGCDYKCTYCTIPLARGISRSDTMEGVLKNAKEISVKGIKEIVLTGVNIGDYGKGEFGNKKHEHTFLDLVTELDKVEGIERLRISSIEPNLLKNETIELVSKSRAFVPHFHIPLQSGSNDILKKMKRRYMKELYVDRVSKIREVMPHACIGVDVIVGFPGETDEHFLETYNFLNELDISYLHVFTYSERDNTEAALMTDVVPMNVRNKRSKMLRGLSVKKRRAFYESQIGTNRTVLFESENKEGYIHGFTENYVKVKTPWNPELANTLHEINLTRIDEDGSVRLEFLNVEA encoded by the coding sequence ATGGAAAACAAAAAAAAGGTAGCATTTTACACTTTAGGATGCAAATTAAATTTCTCTGAAACTTCAACTATTGCGAGAAATTTTCAAAACGAAGGATTCGATAGAGTCGACTTTGAAGAAGTAGCTGATATTTATGTAATAAATACATGTTCAGTAACCGAAAATGCAGATAAACAGTTCAAACAAATTGTAAAAAAAGCAATGAAAGTTAATGATAAAGCTTTTGTTGCTGCTGTTGGTTGTTATGCTCAATTAAAACCAGAAGAATTAGCCGCAGTTGATGGTGTTGATTTGGTTCTTGGTGCAACCGAAAAATTCAAAATTACAGATTACATCAATGATTTGTCCAAAAATGATATGGGTGAAGTGCATTCGTGTGAAATTGAAGAAGCCGATTTTTATGTTGGTAGTTACTCATTTGGCGATAGAACACGCGCTTTTTTGAAAGTTCAAGATGGATGTGATTATAAATGTACGTATTGTACCATTCCATTGGCTCGAGGAATTTCTCGAAGTGATACGATGGAAGGTGTTTTAAAAAATGCCAAAGAGATTTCGGTTAAAGGAATTAAAGAAATTGTCTTGACTGGAGTTAATATTGGCGATTATGGAAAAGGCGAATTCGGAAATAAAAAACACGAACATACTTTCTTAGATTTAGTAACCGAATTAGACAAAGTAGAAGGAATTGAACGTTTAAGAATTTCTTCTATCGAACCTAATCTTTTGAAAAATGAAACCATAGAACTAGTATCTAAATCAAGAGCTTTTGTGCCTCATTTTCACATTCCTTTACAATCGGGAAGTAACGATATTTTGAAAAAAATGAAACGTCGTTATATGAAGGAATTGTATGTGGATAGAGTTTCAAAAATTCGTGAAGTAATGCCTCATGCTTGTATTGGAGTTGATGTGATTGTTGGTTTTCCTGGTGAAACCGATGAGCATTTCTTAGAAACGTATAATTTTTTAAACGAATTAGATATTTCTTATTTACATGTTTTTACGTATTCTGAAAGAGATAATACCGAAGCAGCATTGATGACAGATGTTGTTCCGATGAATGTGAGAAACAAACGCAGCAAAATGCTTAGAGGTTTATCGGTAAAAAAACGCAGAGCATTTTACGAAAGTCAAATAGGAACCAATAGAACCGTTTTGTTTGAAAGCGAAAATAAAGAAGGATACATTCATGGATTTACTGAAAATTATGTAAAAGTAAAAACACCTTGGAATCCAGAATTGGCAAATACTTTACATGAAATTAATCTAACCAGAATTGATGAAGATGGAAGTGTTCGTTTGGAGTTTTTGAATGTTGAGGCGTAG
- a CDS encoding type B 50S ribosomal protein L31, with protein MKKGIHPENYRLVAFKDMSNEDVFITKSTVETKETIMHEGVEYPVFKMEISRTSHPFYTGKSKLIDTAGRIDKFKTKYAKHAK; from the coding sequence ATGAAAAAAGGAATTCACCCAGAAAATTACAGATTAGTAGCTTTCAAAGACATGAGTAACGAAGATGTATTTATTACAAAATCAACAGTAGAAACTAAAGAAACTATTATGCACGAAGGTGTTGAATATCCAGTTTTTAAAATGGAGATTTCAAGAACATCTCATCCTTTTTACACAGGTAAATCTAAACTTATCGATACTGCAGGACGTATTGATAAATTTAAAACAAAATACGCTAAACACGCTAAATAA
- a CDS encoding GlmU family protein, giving the protein MNYILFDGTVRNTLLPFTFTRPVADIRIGILTIREKWEKYLGYTTTTLTEEYLSEKFPMVEMEDNIMINASFLPNEVLSEMVINLEKNQAIFKGDEVIAFYTNDAQEEVDFDSYEILEFDDECLTVQNTWDIFAKNDAAIREDFELLTEDRKSQPIPKTVNVIAPENIFIEEGAKMEFVTLNASTGPIYIGKNAEIMEGSVIRGPFALCEEAQVKLATKIYGATTIGPHCRVGGEVNNSVMFGYSNKGHDGFLGNAVLGEWCNIGADSNNSNLKNNYEEVRLWSYETEGFAKTGLQFCGLMMGDHSKCGINTMFNTGTVVGVSANIFGSGFPRNFVPSFSWGGSSGFTTYLTKKAFEVAKVVMSRRHVEFTEQDARILEHVFEETKKWRKE; this is encoded by the coding sequence ATGAACTATATACTTTTTGACGGGACAGTTCGCAATACATTACTTCCTTTTACTTTTACTCGTCCTGTTGCTGATATTCGAATTGGAATTTTAACTATTCGAGAAAAATGGGAAAAATATTTGGGTTATACAACAACAACATTGACTGAAGAATATTTGTCTGAAAAATTTCCAATGGTTGAGATGGAAGACAATATCATGATTAATGCTTCTTTTTTACCTAATGAGGTTTTATCTGAAATGGTAATCAATTTAGAAAAGAACCAAGCCATATTTAAAGGTGATGAGGTTATTGCTTTTTATACAAATGATGCTCAAGAAGAAGTTGATTTTGATTCCTATGAAATTCTTGAATTTGATGATGAATGTCTAACAGTTCAAAATACTTGGGATATTTTCGCGAAAAATGATGCTGCAATTCGTGAAGATTTTGAATTATTAACAGAAGATAGAAAGTCACAACCAATACCAAAAACAGTTAATGTAATTGCGCCAGAAAATATTTTTATTGAAGAAGGTGCAAAGATGGAGTTTGTGACTTTAAATGCTTCAACTGGACCAATATACATTGGAAAAAATGCAGAAATTATGGAAGGTTCAGTCATTCGCGGTCCATTTGCATTGTGTGAAGAAGCACAAGTTAAGCTAGCAACTAAAATTTATGGAGCTACAACCATTGGTCCACATTGTCGTGTTGGTGGTGAAGTAAATAATTCCGTTATGTTTGGATATTCTAACAAAGGTCATGATGGATTTTTAGGAAATGCTGTTTTAGGCGAATGGTGTAATATTGGTGCCGATTCTAATAATTCAAATTTAAAGAATAATTATGAAGAAGTTCGCCTTTGGAGTTATGAAACAGAAGGTTTTGCAAAAACTGGTTTGCAATTTTGTGGTTTAATGATGGGCGATCATTCAAAATGCGGAATCAATACTATGTTTAATACCGGAACTGTTGTTGGTGTTTCAGCAAACATTTTCGGTTCTGGATTTCCACGTAACTTTGTGCCAAGTTTTTCTTGGGGTGGAAGTTCTGGTTTTACAACTTATTTAACCAAAAAAGCGTTTGAAGTGGCTAAAGTAGTAATGTCACGTCGTCATGTTGAATTTACTGAACAAGATGCTCGAATTTTAGAACATGTCTTTGAAGAAACAAAAAAATGGAGAAAAGAATAA
- a CDS encoding glycosyltransferase family 2 protein, with protein sequence MNLSIVIPLLNEQESLPELHQWIVKVMTTHNYSYEILFIDDGSTDDSWNIIDGLSKENPNVKGIRFLRNYGKSQALHAGFARANGDVIITMDADLQDSPDEIPDLYNMVINQDYDLVSGWKKKRYDSVVSKNLPSKLFNWAARKTSDVQLNDFNCGLKAYKNIVIKNIEVSGEMHRYIPVLAKNAGFGKIGEKVVQHQARKYGESKFGMSRFINGFLDLITIWFLSRYGKRPMHLFGAFGVLMFLIGFISTALIIIFKLVKLYSGYQTILVTNNPLFYIALTTMIIGTQLFLAGFLGEIILRTKSNEERYKISKEV encoded by the coding sequence ATGAATCTATCCATAGTTATTCCTCTATTAAACGAACAGGAATCATTACCCGAACTACATCAATGGATTGTCAAAGTAATGACAACTCACAATTATTCTTATGAAATTCTTTTCATAGATGATGGAAGCACTGATGATTCTTGGAACATAATTGATGGATTATCCAAAGAAAATCCAAATGTAAAGGGAATTCGTTTTTTAAGAAACTATGGAAAATCTCAAGCATTACATGCTGGTTTTGCCCGAGCAAATGGTGATGTAATCATTACTATGGATGCTGATTTACAAGATAGTCCAGATGAAATTCCAGATTTATATAATATGGTAATAAATCAAGATTATGATTTAGTTTCTGGTTGGAAAAAGAAACGATACGATTCTGTTGTATCAAAAAATTTACCTTCAAAATTATTCAATTGGGCAGCCAGAAAAACATCTGATGTTCAATTGAATGATTTTAATTGTGGCTTGAAAGCTTACAAAAACATAGTTATAAAAAACATAGAAGTATCTGGTGAAATGCACCGATACATTCCTGTTTTAGCAAAAAATGCTGGTTTTGGAAAAATTGGCGAAAAAGTTGTTCAGCACCAAGCAAGAAAATATGGTGAATCAAAATTTGGAATGAGCCGATTTATCAATGGATTTCTAGATTTAATAACCATTTGGTTTTTATCGCGTTATGGAAAAAGACCAATGCATCTTTTTGGCGCATTTGGAGTATTAATGTTTCTGATAGGTTTTATTTCTACAGCATTAATTATTATATTTAAGTTGGTAAAATTGTACTCGGGTTATCAAACAATATTAGTAACCAATAATCCATTATTCTATATTGCGTTAACGACCATGATTATTGGAACCCAATTGTTTTTAGCTGGATTTCTTGGAGAAATTATTCTAAGAACAAAAAGCAACGAAGAACGTTATAAAATTTCTAAAGAAGTTTAA